A single genomic interval of Trachemys scripta elegans isolate TJP31775 chromosome 3, CAS_Tse_1.0, whole genome shotgun sequence harbors:
- the CPSF3 gene encoding cleavage and polyadenylation specificity factor subunit 3 isoform X1: MSAKRKAEAMIPAEESDQLLIRPLGAGQEVGRSCIILEFKGRKIMLDCGIHPGLEGMDALPYIDLIDPAEIDLLLISHFHLDHCGALPWFLQKTSFKGRTFMTHATKAIYRWLLSDYVKVSNISADDMLYTETDLEESMDKIETINFHEVKEVAGIKFWCYHAGHVLGAAMFMIEIAGVKLLYTGDFSRQEDRHLMAAEIPNIKPDILIIESTYGTHIHEKREEREARFCNTVHDIVNRGGRGLIPVFALGRAQELLLILDEYWQNHPELHDIPIYYASSLAKKCMAVYQTYVNAMNDKIRKQININNPFVFKHISNLKSMDHFDDIGPSVVMASPGMMQSGLSRELFESWCTDKRNGVIIAGYCVEGTLAKHIMSEPEEITTMSGQKLPLKMSVDYISFSAHTDYQQTSEFIRALKPPHVILVHGEQNEMARLKAALIREYEDNDEVHIEVHNPRNTEAVTLNFRGEKLAKVMGFLADKKPEQGQRVSGILVKRNFNYHILSPCDLSNYTDLAMSTVTQTQAIPYSGPFNLLYYQLQKLTGDVEEIEIQQKPALKVFRNITVIQEPGMVVLEWVANPANDMYADTVTTVILEVQSNPKIQKAAVHKISKKVDMDVFSKRMEIMLQDMFGEDCVSAKDGSVLSVTVDGKTANISLDTRTAECEPGNEDDESLREMVELAAQRLYDALSPVR; this comes from the exons AGGTGCTGGACAAGAAGTAGGAAGATCATGCATTATTCTGGagtttaaaggaagaaaaataatg CTTGATTGTGGAATTCACCCTGGCCTAGAAGGAATGGATGCCCTACCTTACATTGACTTGATAGATCCTGCTGAGATTGATCTCCTCTTAATCAGTCA TTTCCATTTGGATCACTGTGGGGCTTTACCATGGTTTCTGCAGAAGACCAGTTTCAAAGGAAGAACATTTATGACTCATGCTACAAAAGCTATTTACAGGTGGCTTCTTTCAGATTACGTCAAGGTTAG CAATATTTCAGCAGATGACATGCTGTACACGGAGACAGATCTGGAAGAAAGCATGGACAAAATTGAAACCATCAACTTTCATGAAGTAAAAGAGGTGGCAGGAATCAAGTTCTGGTGTTACCATGCGGGCCACGTCCTGGGAGCAGCCATGTTTATGATTGAAATAGCTGGTGTGaag CTTTTATATACAGGTGATTTCTCAAGACAGGAAGACAGACACTTGATGGCAGCTGAGATTCCTAATATTAAACCTGATATTCTTATCATT GAATCCACCTATGGTACCCATATTCATGAAAAAAGGGAAGAGCGAGAAGCAAGATTCTGTAACACTGTTCATGATATTGTAAACAGAGGAGGTAGAGGTCTTATTCCTGTCTTTGCCTTGGGTCGTGCTCAAGAGCTGCTTTTGATCTTAG ATGAATACTGGCAGAATCACCCTGAACTCCATGACATCCCAATATACTATGCCTCCTCTTTGGCAAAGAAATGCATGGCAGTGTATCAGACATATGTAAATGCTATGAATGACAAGATCCGCAAGCAAATCAACATCAACAatccatttgtttttaaacacattagTAATCTGAAG aGTATGGATCACTTTGATGACATTGGCCCCAGTGTTGTTATGGCTTCCCCAGGTATGATGCAGAGTGGCTTATCCAGAGAATTGTTTGAGAGCTGGTGTACTGATAAGAGAAATGGAGTAATAATAGCAGGGTACTGTGTTGAAGGAACACTTGCCAAG CACATAATGTCTGAACCTGAAGAGATCACAACTATGTCAGGGCAGAAGCTCCCACTGAAGATGTCTGTAGACTACATTTCTTTCTCTGCTCACACGGATTACCAACAAACCAGCGAGTTTATCAGGGCACTGAAACCTCCGCATGTG ATTTTAGTGCATGGTGAGCAGAATGAAATGGCCAGATTGAAAGCAGCACTGATACGAGAATATGAGGATAACGATGAAGTTCACATAGAAGTTCACAATCCTAGGAATACTGAGGCTGTGACATTAAACTTCAGAGGAGAAAAACTTGCCAAG GTGATGGGGTTTTTAGCAGATAAAAAGCCAGAGCAAGGACAGCGCGTTTCAGGGATCCTGGTTAAAAGAAACTTTAACTATCACATCCTTTCTCCATGTGACCTCTCAA ATTACACTGATTTGGCTATGAGCACTGTAACACAGACACAAGCCATTCCGTATTCTGGCCCTTTCAATCTGCTTTATTACCAGCTACAGAAACTGACAG GTGATGTAGAGGAAATTGAAATCCAGCAAAAGCCAGCCTTGAAGGTTTTCAGAAATATTACTGTGATCCAGGAACCTGGCATGGTGGTACTTGAG tggGTGGCAAATCCTGCAAATGATATGTATGCAGACACTGTAACAACAGTGATCCTGGAAGTTCAGTCAAATCCCAAAATACAGAAAG CTGCAGTGCATAAGATTTCCAAAAAAGTAGATATGGATGTATTTAGCAAAAGGATGGAGATCATGCTTCA GGACATGTTTGGCGAGGACTGTGTTAGTGCAAAAGATGGCTCTGTTCTAAGTGTCACAGTGGATGGAAAGACTGCAAATATTTCATTGGACACACGG ACTGCTGAATGTGAGCCAGGAAATGAAGATGATGAATCCCTTCGGGAAATGGTGgagttggctgcacagagactcTATGATGCCCTCAGCCCAGTCCGCTGA
- the CPSF3 gene encoding cleavage and polyadenylation specificity factor subunit 3 isoform X2 — protein MSAKRKAEAMIPAEESDQLLIRPLGAGQEVGRSCIILEFKGRKIMLDCGIHPGLEGMDALPYIDLIDPAEIDLLLISHFHLDHCGALPWFLQKTSFKGRTFMTHATKAIYRWLLSDYVKVSNISADDMLYTETDLEESMDKIETINFHEVKEVAGIKFWCYHAGHVLGAAMFMIEIAGVKLLYTGDFSRQEDRHLMAAEIPNIKPDILIIESTYGTHIHEKREEREARFCNTVHDIVNRGGRGLIPVFALGRAQELLLILDEYWQNHPELHDIPIYYASSLAKKCMAVYQTYVNAMNDKIRKQININNPFVFKHISNLKSMDHFDDIGPSVVMASPGMMQSGLSRELFESWCTDKRNGVIIAGYCVEGTLAKHIMSEPEEITTMSGQKLPLKMSVDYISFSAHTDYQQTSEFIRALKPPHVILVHGEQNEMARLKAALIREYEDNDEVHIEVHNPRNTEAVTLNFRGEKLAKVMGFLADKKPEQGQRVSGILVKRNFNYHILSPCDLSSDVEEIEIQQKPALKVFRNITVIQEPGMVVLEWVANPANDMYADTVTTVILEVQSNPKIQKAAVHKISKKVDMDVFSKRMEIMLQDMFGEDCVSAKDGSVLSVTVDGKTANISLDTRTAECEPGNEDDESLREMVELAAQRLYDALSPVR, from the exons AGGTGCTGGACAAGAAGTAGGAAGATCATGCATTATTCTGGagtttaaaggaagaaaaataatg CTTGATTGTGGAATTCACCCTGGCCTAGAAGGAATGGATGCCCTACCTTACATTGACTTGATAGATCCTGCTGAGATTGATCTCCTCTTAATCAGTCA TTTCCATTTGGATCACTGTGGGGCTTTACCATGGTTTCTGCAGAAGACCAGTTTCAAAGGAAGAACATTTATGACTCATGCTACAAAAGCTATTTACAGGTGGCTTCTTTCAGATTACGTCAAGGTTAG CAATATTTCAGCAGATGACATGCTGTACACGGAGACAGATCTGGAAGAAAGCATGGACAAAATTGAAACCATCAACTTTCATGAAGTAAAAGAGGTGGCAGGAATCAAGTTCTGGTGTTACCATGCGGGCCACGTCCTGGGAGCAGCCATGTTTATGATTGAAATAGCTGGTGTGaag CTTTTATATACAGGTGATTTCTCAAGACAGGAAGACAGACACTTGATGGCAGCTGAGATTCCTAATATTAAACCTGATATTCTTATCATT GAATCCACCTATGGTACCCATATTCATGAAAAAAGGGAAGAGCGAGAAGCAAGATTCTGTAACACTGTTCATGATATTGTAAACAGAGGAGGTAGAGGTCTTATTCCTGTCTTTGCCTTGGGTCGTGCTCAAGAGCTGCTTTTGATCTTAG ATGAATACTGGCAGAATCACCCTGAACTCCATGACATCCCAATATACTATGCCTCCTCTTTGGCAAAGAAATGCATGGCAGTGTATCAGACATATGTAAATGCTATGAATGACAAGATCCGCAAGCAAATCAACATCAACAatccatttgtttttaaacacattagTAATCTGAAG aGTATGGATCACTTTGATGACATTGGCCCCAGTGTTGTTATGGCTTCCCCAGGTATGATGCAGAGTGGCTTATCCAGAGAATTGTTTGAGAGCTGGTGTACTGATAAGAGAAATGGAGTAATAATAGCAGGGTACTGTGTTGAAGGAACACTTGCCAAG CACATAATGTCTGAACCTGAAGAGATCACAACTATGTCAGGGCAGAAGCTCCCACTGAAGATGTCTGTAGACTACATTTCTTTCTCTGCTCACACGGATTACCAACAAACCAGCGAGTTTATCAGGGCACTGAAACCTCCGCATGTG ATTTTAGTGCATGGTGAGCAGAATGAAATGGCCAGATTGAAAGCAGCACTGATACGAGAATATGAGGATAACGATGAAGTTCACATAGAAGTTCACAATCCTAGGAATACTGAGGCTGTGACATTAAACTTCAGAGGAGAAAAACTTGCCAAG GTGATGGGGTTTTTAGCAGATAAAAAGCCAGAGCAAGGACAGCGCGTTTCAGGGATCCTGGTTAAAAGAAACTTTAACTATCACATCCTTTCTCCATGTGACCTCTCAA GTGATGTAGAGGAAATTGAAATCCAGCAAAAGCCAGCCTTGAAGGTTTTCAGAAATATTACTGTGATCCAGGAACCTGGCATGGTGGTACTTGAG tggGTGGCAAATCCTGCAAATGATATGTATGCAGACACTGTAACAACAGTGATCCTGGAAGTTCAGTCAAATCCCAAAATACAGAAAG CTGCAGTGCATAAGATTTCCAAAAAAGTAGATATGGATGTATTTAGCAAAAGGATGGAGATCATGCTTCA GGACATGTTTGGCGAGGACTGTGTTAGTGCAAAAGATGGCTCTGTTCTAAGTGTCACAGTGGATGGAAAGACTGCAAATATTTCATTGGACACACGG ACTGCTGAATGTGAGCCAGGAAATGAAGATGATGAATCCCTTCGGGAAATGGTGgagttggctgcacagagactcTATGATGCCCTCAGCCCAGTCCGCTGA